In the Leptospiraceae bacterium genome, one interval contains:
- a CDS encoding phosphopantothenoylcysteine decarboxylase yields the protein MGFIKMKEIVIAVTGSIAAYKTCELIRNLKKDNLPVKVIMSHNATKFIGKITFEALTGNSVMVDKFESGMPHIEVKNFASVFAVIPATANTIGKMAHGIAGDLLTSTYLAANCPVVIAPAMNPGMYSKKVVQRNIELLKNDGVIVLDSQKGVVICGDEGYGKMADISEIQKILTQLHQKNS from the coding sequence GTGGGTTTTATTAAAATGAAAGAAATCGTAATTGCTGTAACAGGAAGTATCGCCGCTTATAAAACTTGCGAACTAATCAGAAATTTAAAAAAAGACAATCTTCCTGTAAAAGTAATCATGTCGCATAACGCAACTAAATTTATCGGAAAAATAACCTTTGAAGCACTTACAGGAAACTCTGTGATGGTAGACAAGTTTGAATCAGGAATGCCTCATATTGAAGTAAAAAATTTTGCTTCTGTGTTTGCTGTAATTCCTGCTACGGCTAACACAATCGGCAAAATGGCTCATGGAATTGCAGGTGACTTACTCACTTCCACCTACCTTGCAGCGAATTGCCCTGTGGTTATCGCTCCTGCCATGAATCCGGGAATGTATTCCAAAAAAGTTGTTCAAAGAAATATTGAACTACTAAAAAATGATGGAGTGATAGTCCTCGATTCACAAAAAGGAGTAGTTATATGTGGTGATGAAGGTTACGGAAAAATGGCAGATATATCCGAAATCCAAAAAATTCTGACACAACTTCATCAGAAAAATTCATGA
- a CDS encoding sensor histidine kinase: MKIFTNILFLILLIFQIHCSSERNEKGTHIVDLSGDDWSIDFRDNPNYASPEYSSQNWENTKVPGNFRLLNKSQRGILWIRKGVDLNPEMYNQPMALYLGRVYDKDEVFFNGVLIGINGKKPTDSIQNNYAYGRKRVYYIPQEIIRKGQNTIAVKIDSEFRNIAGITSAPVQIVPFSNALDDIYNAETDDIIYVAFYFFIGLFFLINFWKMKEMKEYLFFSIFTFCFSLYLLFKNEYRFEIIDSFLLFKYLEYLVLFHLPYLYLIFIQEFFSVPKIKYQNIYYFVNLGFAVIFAIFRNPYFWDNFISIWSLHIVLLLGYTVLICQRKIIEKNREGIIFGVAISYFIYAIIKQILIERGFIDSDSSLDKAYFIFILFLTLSLRLRFIMFKLKIQKRFEQLKEVDSLRERIFKHMDKMMTTPLLHIRQIIAKLKAKDETSSIPEMFREMKSIHDNLNYTMDDILELSRLEVMAKAQYKETVNFVDFIRAVLPEGKITYSIKVDYAYEIHNSLDLINSIIMRLIDFPSFKEFQNIDLIITSDLKGQLHFRFMLYHKNHKVTQRLYEELAGRKSNENAVKWAIIKETLRLLEGHFEMKILHKKYLRIDFELQAVPITANIDITPKKEKRFKLPTFGKKKVA, from the coding sequence ATGAAAATTTTTACAAATATACTTTTTTTAATACTCTTAATTTTTCAAATACATTGCAGCTCAGAGAGAAATGAAAAAGGTACGCACATTGTTGATTTATCTGGTGACGATTGGTCTATTGATTTTAGAGATAACCCAAACTATGCTTCTCCAGAATATTCGAGTCAAAACTGGGAAAATACAAAAGTACCGGGAAATTTTCGTCTCTTAAATAAATCTCAAAGGGGAATTCTTTGGATTAGAAAAGGTGTTGATTTGAACCCTGAGATGTACAATCAACCGATGGCTCTATATTTGGGTAGGGTGTATGATAAAGACGAGGTGTTTTTTAATGGAGTTCTAATTGGAATCAACGGAAAAAAACCTACCGATAGCATTCAGAATAATTATGCGTATGGTAGAAAAAGAGTTTATTATATTCCTCAAGAAATTATTCGTAAAGGACAAAATACAATTGCGGTCAAGATCGATTCTGAATTCAGAAATATTGCCGGTATTACATCTGCTCCTGTACAAATTGTACCATTTTCAAATGCGTTAGACGATATATACAACGCTGAAACAGATGATATTATCTATGTAGCTTTTTATTTTTTTATAGGATTATTTTTTCTAATCAATTTCTGGAAGATGAAAGAAATGAAGGAGTATTTATTCTTCAGTATATTTACTTTTTGTTTTTCATTGTATCTCTTATTTAAAAATGAGTATAGATTTGAAATTATAGATAGTTTTTTATTGTTCAAATATTTAGAGTACTTAGTTCTTTTCCATCTCCCTTATTTGTATTTAATTTTTATTCAGGAGTTTTTTTCAGTTCCAAAAATAAAGTACCAAAATATTTATTATTTTGTAAATCTTGGTTTTGCTGTAATTTTTGCAATTTTCAGAAACCCTTATTTTTGGGATAATTTCATATCTATCTGGTCATTGCATATTGTTCTTTTGTTGGGTTACACTGTTTTGATTTGTCAAAGAAAAATTATCGAAAAAAATCGAGAAGGAATAATATTCGGTGTTGCGATTTCTTATTTTATTTATGCAATTATAAAACAAATATTAATTGAGCGAGGCTTTATTGACAGTGATTCATCATTGGATAAAGCGTATTTTATATTTATATTATTTTTAACTCTCTCTCTCAGACTACGATTTATCATGTTTAAATTGAAAATACAAAAACGATTTGAGCAATTGAAAGAGGTGGACTCACTTAGAGAAAGAATATTTAAACACATGGATAAAATGATGACTACTCCTCTTCTTCATATTCGTCAAATTATCGCAAAATTAAAAGCCAAAGATGAGACTTCAAGTATTCCTGAAATGTTTCGAGAGATGAAATCTATCCATGACAATCTAAATTATACTATGGATGATATTTTAGAGTTGTCTCGTCTTGAAGTTATGGCAAAAGCTCAGTACAAAGAAACAGTAAATTTTGTAGATTTTATTCGAGCAGTTTTACCTGAAGGAAAAATCACGTATTCAATAAAAGTTGATTATGCATACGAAATTCACAATAGTTTAGATTTAATCAATTCTATTATTATGCGTCTTATAGATTTTCCGAGTTTTAAAGAATTTCAAAACATTGACTTGATAATCACCTCAGATCTAAAAGGTCAACTTCATTTTCGATTTATGCTATACCATAAAAATCATAAAGTAACCCAAAGACTTTACGAAGAGCTTGCCGGTAGAAAATCAAATGAAAATGCCGTAAAATGGGCAATCATTAAAGAAACTTTACGATTGCTCGAAGGTCATTTCGAAATGAAAATACTGCACAAGAAATATTTAAGAATTGATTTTGAGCTTCAGGCAGTTCCCATAACGGCCAATATTGATATAACTCCGAAAAAGGAAAAAAGATTTAAGCTTCCTACTTTTGGAAAAAAGAAAGTTGCCTGA
- a CDS encoding right-handed parallel beta-helix repeat-containing protein translates to MKYSIILIILLFNLTKCNVKLPEVDSSPELLAIFNCVTNQSHCNIGFLVGGTVSGLVSGELVVSLNEKSDLSIYGGQTNFTFLMGLMLGQSYTVTVKSQPTGYSCSIANGSGTIGGNVHTVQISCVVANINYLYSNGLNWNDYIKNDGTNIANASNTACLGTETQYRGCIPAFLYRVFEITGKTSCTNISIVDNLTLLNWACVVSPNGSVYALSTGLRDGKGLSDTIDFTNLQFKNITVAVYDGQTTYMQTKERVFWGNEIGTVSPLCVPTTSGEGVIYAISSNVTCSSTVTLGNSKVGIVTNPSTKTKIISTANTGIIDTNSKNFVWLEVTLDGSAITAASQGINLFQSNYSKVHNSRIANMIFAGSVGLKIQNSNNNIVQNLFTGNNELAGLQISGTSSNNLILGLSSYNNRRGIDSNGFSVSSNIFLYNTIMNTTEAGIDLSGAAQTKKNNVFISVTVANSFTNGINLGGTASGGNLLMDIVLANNQTNGLLISDNLSSTLGTHTFNHTAYIGNGAAVSMNSTGNSRYYFTGLFKNTLASTCTNTTNTSGPTTGTCSPAVAPSNFTYQPISSPYGIFNGKSTDSINSSADGTGQAIYNISNDWYFLNSMTKGWGIAHANPFPDTGHRGKCTAGNCQIFALSLSKINSEIRNVLTCPDGNFTQTHFWHATGQTDDASCNLVFPGAKYYGPLDCRTTFLANAIELINDGTGNDNGLCESNENCLYSPNIGAYQGHGTIQSASNVSGCSDIGTGTAITNVKLFQYVGNGY, encoded by the coding sequence ATGAAATATTCTATCATTTTAATTATTTTGTTATTTAACTTAACAAAGTGTAATGTAAAATTACCCGAAGTCGATTCTTCACCAGAGCTACTTGCAATATTTAATTGTGTTACCAACCAGTCTCATTGCAATATAGGTTTTTTAGTGGGTGGAACTGTCTCTGGTTTAGTTTCTGGAGAGTTAGTCGTCTCCTTAAACGAAAAATCTGACTTGTCTATTTATGGAGGACAAACAAATTTTACTTTTTTAATGGGACTTATGTTAGGACAAAGCTACACAGTAACTGTTAAATCTCAGCCAACAGGTTACTCTTGTTCAATAGCGAATGGTTCAGGCACAATTGGAGGGAATGTTCATACAGTCCAGATATCCTGTGTAGTTGCAAATATAAATTATTTATATTCTAATGGTTTGAATTGGAATGACTATATAAAAAATGATGGAACTAATATTGCAAATGCTTCAAATACTGCATGTTTAGGAACAGAAACTCAATATCGCGGGTGTATTCCTGCATTTTTATATAGAGTTTTTGAGATTACAGGAAAAACAAGTTGCACCAATATTTCAATCGTTGACAATCTCACATTACTCAATTGGGCTTGCGTGGTATCTCCTAACGGATCTGTTTATGCTCTTTCAACTGGTTTAAGAGATGGGAAAGGTCTTTCTGATACGATTGATTTTACAAATCTACAATTTAAAAATATAACAGTAGCTGTCTATGATGGTCAAACTACATATATGCAAACCAAAGAGCGAGTATTCTGGGGAAATGAAATTGGAACAGTGTCTCCTCTTTGTGTTCCAACAACTTCAGGAGAAGGTGTAATCTATGCAATATCGTCAAACGTAACTTGTTCAAGCACAGTGACACTTGGGAACTCAAAAGTAGGAATAGTTACAAATCCATCAACAAAAACAAAAATTATTTCTACAGCAAATACTGGAATTATAGACACAAATTCTAAGAATTTTGTATGGCTCGAAGTGACATTAGATGGATCGGCTATTACAGCTGCTTCTCAAGGAATAAACCTTTTTCAGTCTAATTATAGTAAAGTTCATAATTCAAGAATCGCTAACATGATTTTTGCAGGTTCAGTAGGACTGAAGATTCAAAATTCAAACAATAATATAGTTCAAAATTTATTTACGGGAAATAATGAATTAGCAGGACTTCAAATTTCAGGTACATCAAGCAATAATTTAATTTTAGGTCTAAGCAGTTATAACAATAGAAGAGGAATTGATTCTAATGGATTCAGCGTATCTTCAAATATTTTTCTATACAATACGATTATGAATACAACAGAGGCCGGAATAGACTTATCCGGGGCTGCTCAAACGAAAAAGAATAATGTTTTTATTTCGGTCACTGTCGCTAATAGCTTTACTAATGGAATTAATTTAGGGGGTACTGCAAGTGGCGGAAATTTATTAATGGATATAGTTTTAGCAAATAATCAAACTAATGGGCTATTAATATCTGATAATTTATCCTCTACTTTAGGAACTCATACATTCAATCATACGGCCTATATCGGAAATGGTGCAGCTGTTTCCATGAACTCTACAGGAAATTCAAGATATTATTTTACAGGGCTTTTTAAAAATACTTTAGCCAGTACATGCACCAATACAACTAATACATCGGGACCAACTACCGGAACATGTAGTCCGGCTGTAGCTCCATCAAATTTTACTTATCAACCAATATCAAGTCCTTATGGTATCTTCAATGGTAAATCTACTGACTCGATAAATTCTTCTGCCGATGGAACAGGACAAGCAATTTATAATATTAGCAACGATTGGTATTTTTTAAATAGTATGACTAAAGGCTGGGGTATAGCTCATGCAAATCCATTTCCTGATACAGGTCATCGTGGAAAGTGTACAGCCGGAAATTGTCAAATCTTTGCTTTAAGTTTAAGCAAAATTAACTCAGAAATCAGGAATGTTTTGACTTGTCCAGATGGAAATTTTACTCAAACTCATTTTTGGCATGCTACAGGACAGACTGACGATGCAAGTTGTAATTTAGTTTTCCCTGGGGCTAAATATTATGGTCCTTTGGATTGTAGAACTACATTTTTAGCCAACGCAATTGAATTAATAAATGATGGTACTGGTAACGATAATGGATTATGCGAATCTAATGAAAATTGCCTATATTCTCCAAACATAGGAGCGTACCAGGGTCACGGAACGATACAAAGTGCATCTAATGTATCCGGGTGTTCAGATATTGGAACAGGTACCGCAATTACAAATGTCAAACTTTTTCAATATGTAGGAAATGGTTACTAA
- a CDS encoding sensor histidine kinase has product MFKTIVNFIFKKLFVVSVFLFILYIPDNLLSEDCNSVIGSFDNKISLTSGWMYRRGDNPDWKDPLMDDSLWTKKNLPDYGKDKSVKIIGYHWYRCKFYIPENLKEWNEPLSISLGEVRDVDEVYFNGNLIGSTGQTVPTLSVDLHKFRVYTIPKKFFINGSNLIAIRIYSSTNTSGFIIPPAINNQLEITKSVARKNIFGIMSGYVFLMMGIFFIMASIVKSTNRGNLFFSLFSIALGFYTLLRTQYRYRIFEDFALSFKIELIIVITLPVLFVNFLYMYLNQKRNLLLYVYEIGMMILLLFTFISKTTSQWTLIIDIFNLTLIYPMALVLFTIYKNYQTNKSKIKYIFIGMIGLVPTIIIDSLTAIELIKLPGTVYLGFMFFLINISIQLSDEMVESLKNYLDQEKELIKMEKIKTDFLWNVSHEFKIYMDELGKIISSTIQGLKPSKNPKLNLDEIDLYVGLSLSTFKDAITLKSVEDKSFVPIITRFSIREVIVEAIETVEKRLGQKRKNKTVTIHPPDFETTNSKKLLFLIAYHLIENAYKYSGKTDRIHISFKSELGKGQLIISDEGPGISKEVQTNIFNKFVRGGFSGKESENVGSGIGLTLVKASVEYLGGTIELQSQNGFGTKVMVVLPLKAA; this is encoded by the coding sequence ATGTTTAAGACCATAGTAAATTTTATATTTAAGAAATTATTCGTAGTTTCTGTTTTTTTATTTATTTTATATATACCCGATAACCTATTATCAGAAGATTGCAACTCTGTAATTGGTAGTTTCGACAATAAAATATCGCTGACTTCCGGTTGGATGTATCGCAGGGGAGATAACCCGGATTGGAAAGACCCTCTTATGGACGATTCCCTCTGGACAAAAAAAAACTTACCGGATTACGGTAAGGATAAGTCTGTTAAAATCATAGGTTACCATTGGTACAGATGTAAGTTTTATATTCCTGAAAATTTAAAAGAATGGAACGAGCCACTTTCGATTAGCTTAGGAGAAGTTCGAGATGTTGATGAAGTATATTTTAACGGGAATCTTATAGGTTCTACCGGTCAGACTGTACCAACTCTGAGTGTAGATCTTCACAAATTCAGAGTTTATACAATTCCTAAAAAATTTTTTATAAACGGCTCTAATTTAATTGCTATTCGAATATACTCTTCTACAAATACTTCCGGTTTTATAATCCCACCTGCAATCAACAACCAATTAGAAATCACAAAAAGTGTAGCAAGAAAAAATATTTTTGGAATTATGTCCGGGTATGTTTTTTTAATGATGGGAATTTTTTTTATAATGGCTTCTATTGTAAAATCTACGAATAGAGGTAATTTATTTTTTTCCTTATTCTCTATTGCTTTAGGTTTTTATACACTTTTGCGAACTCAGTATAGATATAGAATCTTTGAAGATTTTGCACTTTCGTTTAAAATAGAGCTAATCATCGTTATCACTCTTCCAGTCTTATTTGTAAACTTTCTGTATATGTATTTAAACCAAAAAAGAAATCTTCTTCTTTATGTTTACGAAATTGGGATGATGATTTTATTGCTATTTACTTTTATAAGTAAGACAACAAGCCAGTGGACTTTGATTATAGATATTTTCAATTTGACTTTAATCTACCCGATGGCTTTGGTACTTTTTACTATTTACAAAAATTACCAAACTAACAAGTCAAAAATAAAATATATTTTTATCGGTATGATCGGACTCGTTCCTACAATTATTATAGATTCATTAACAGCCATAGAACTAATAAAACTCCCCGGTACTGTGTATCTTGGCTTTATGTTTTTTCTAATCAATATTTCTATTCAGCTTTCTGATGAAATGGTTGAAAGTTTAAAAAATTATTTAGACCAAGAAAAAGAATTAATCAAAATGGAAAAAATTAAAACAGATTTTCTTTGGAATGTATCGCATGAGTTTAAAATTTATATGGATGAGCTTGGTAAAATTATAAGCTCAACTATTCAAGGATTAAAACCTTCAAAAAATCCAAAACTTAACCTTGATGAAATTGATTTGTATGTAGGATTATCTCTTTCAACATTCAAAGATGCCATTACATTGAAAAGTGTCGAAGATAAATCATTTGTACCGATCATTACACGATTTTCTATTCGAGAAGTGATCGTAGAAGCTATTGAAACTGTAGAAAAAAGACTCGGACAAAAACGAAAAAATAAAACTGTTACAATCCACCCACCTGATTTTGAAACCACAAATTCTAAAAAATTATTATTTTTAATTGCATACCATCTGATTGAAAATGCATATAAGTATTCCGGGAAAACAGATAGAATTCATATTTCATTCAAGTCTGAATTGGGGAAGGGCCAACTTATTATCAGTGATGAAGGGCCTGGTATTTCAAAAGAAGTTCAAACGAATATTTTTAATAAATTTGTGCGAGGAGGTTTTTCCGGAAAAGAGTCAGAAAATGTAGGTTCTGGAATTGGATTAACCTTAGTGAAAGCATCTGTAGAGTATTTAGGAGGAACAATTGAACTTCAAAGTCAAAATGGATTTGGAACAAAAGTAATGGTTGTACTTCCTTTGAAGGCGGCGTAA
- a CDS encoding phosphopantothenoylcysteine decarboxylase, whose translation MTFKKAIITSGPTREWIDPVRYISNASSGKMGYCIAYELSKKIPEIVYICGNTTERYATFQKGKTIKVETTIEMKNSVLSEIEESTLLIMAAAPADFRPKKQERQKIKKSLTGKYTIELIENPDILIECKKKIQFEKWKNTRTIGFAAETKNLKKYALDKLNKKGLSYIIGNYVDSNQKGFGEKDTTVQIYSTNGIEITFGPAKKEKIAQAICHFLLKKL comes from the coding sequence ATGACATTTAAAAAAGCGATTATTACATCCGGGCCTACACGAGAGTGGATTGATCCTGTAAGATATATCTCAAATGCGTCGTCAGGAAAAATGGGTTATTGCATAGCATACGAACTTAGCAAAAAAATTCCTGAAATAGTTTATATTTGCGGCAACACTACTGAGCGTTATGCGACATTCCAAAAAGGAAAAACTATCAAAGTCGAAACAACGATAGAAATGAAAAACTCGGTTTTATCCGAGATTGAAGAATCTACACTACTAATTATGGCTGCTGCCCCTGCGGATTTTAGACCTAAAAAACAAGAAAGGCAAAAAATAAAAAAAAGTTTAACCGGCAAATATACTATAGAGCTGATTGAAAACCCGGATATTTTAATAGAGTGTAAGAAAAAAATTCAATTCGAGAAATGGAAAAATACAAGAACAATTGGATTTGCCGCAGAAACAAAAAATTTGAAAAAGTATGCACTTGATAAATTGAACAAGAAAGGATTAAGTTATATTATAGGAAATTATGTCGATTCAAACCAAAAAGGCTTTGGAGAAAAGGATACCACAGTTCAAATATACTCCACGAATGGAATTGAAATTACTTTTGGGCCAGCTAAAAAAGAAAAAATTGCACAAGCAATCTGCCATTTTCTTTTAAAGAAACTTTAG
- a CDS encoding HlyC/CorC family transporter, translating into MEGIFEIPIILSLILANGFFVATEFALVSMRPSRLEELIKENKPLAYLTQRAVANLNDMLSTCQVGITIASLLLGWLGEMFIVHRLEAVLNFFEFNSSLATIHAFSITASFILITFFHIILGELAPKTIAIQKTEFIALRASIPLFFFYYLFFPIIFIMNKITSGILRIFGMQFSVGRFLHSPEELRILIEEQNKHGNIDNAEFQMIQKSFTFSEHEAKEVMTHRLNIVGIPANVSMEKILGLIAEHNFSRYPVYEDTTDKIIGVVHVQAFIEWMANPKKNTKDKITSIMQAPVFVPETLSIEKVLQKLRHAKQHLAIVVDEYGGVAGLLTLEDIIEEIFGQIQDETDDHGVDPAQIEESPVFSMDGEAELEELKEILEGENLADMVNVRTIAGFILEKYGDLPEEGTTISIAMGDLQVEKMEGNKISRVKFIKKG; encoded by the coding sequence ATGGAAGGAATTTTTGAAATACCTATTATTTTATCTTTAATTCTTGCGAATGGATTTTTTGTAGCCACTGAATTTGCCTTAGTTTCTATGCGACCTTCTCGTTTAGAGGAGCTAATCAAAGAGAATAAACCATTAGCTTACTTAACCCAAAGAGCTGTTGCCAATCTGAACGATATGCTTTCCACCTGCCAAGTCGGGATTACGATTGCAAGTTTACTTCTTGGTTGGCTCGGAGAAATGTTTATTGTTCATAGATTGGAAGCGGTACTAAACTTTTTTGAATTCAATTCAAGTCTTGCTACAATTCATGCTTTTTCTATCACAGCATCCTTTATTCTAATAACTTTTTTTCATATTATTTTAGGAGAGCTTGCACCAAAAACAATTGCTATACAAAAGACAGAATTTATTGCGTTAAGAGCATCCATTCCGTTATTTTTCTTCTACTATTTATTTTTTCCGATTATCTTCATAATGAACAAAATTACTTCAGGGATTCTTAGAATTTTTGGAATGCAATTTAGCGTAGGAAGATTTTTGCACTCACCGGAAGAATTGAGAATATTGATAGAAGAACAGAATAAACACGGAAATATAGATAACGCCGAGTTTCAAATGATTCAAAAATCTTTCACTTTTTCCGAGCACGAAGCAAAAGAAGTGATGACACACCGACTCAATATTGTAGGGATTCCGGCTAACGTATCAATGGAGAAAATTTTAGGGCTTATCGCAGAGCACAACTTCTCTCGTTACCCTGTTTACGAAGATACAACTGATAAAATTATCGGAGTAGTTCATGTTCAAGCATTTATCGAGTGGATGGCGAATCCAAAAAAAAACACAAAAGACAAAATCACGAGTATTATGCAAGCTCCCGTCTTTGTTCCTGAAACTTTATCTATCGAAAAAGTTTTACAAAAACTGAGACACGCCAAACAACATTTGGCTATAGTAGTAGATGAATATGGAGGAGTTGCGGGGCTATTGACTCTTGAGGATATCATTGAAGAAATTTTTGGACAAATTCAGGATGAAACAGATGACCATGGTGTAGATCCCGCTCAAATAGAGGAGTCCCCTGTTTTCTCAATGGATGGAGAAGCCGAATTGGAAGAGCTAAAAGAAATTTTAGAAGGTGAAAATTTAGCGGATATGGTGAATGTCAGAACAATTGCCGGATTTATTTTAGAAAAGTATGGAGATCTACCCGAAGAAGGCACTACAATTTCAATTGCTATGGGTGACTTGCAAGTAGAAAAAATGGAAGGGAATAAAATTAGTCGAGTAAAATTTATTAAAAAAGGTTAG
- a CDS encoding carbohydrate-binding module 48, which produces MKMKKYFLAFFVVGILVSVGIFGQNAIDWIGSYSSNEFSDPKTKDNNDKLYYYWQLESLKKGISPRYIRLLDAEKYPETGKFLNKGILFTYEGIRTEEVEICGNFTAYRCIPMKKNKYGVFYTILQPEFKDKNRNLATKYLYKYKADGLFEPDPENQKRIEEDGTILSEYILEKKDIENQATVLIAENELNDEPDFRIVEFRIYQPDATIVSLVGNFNHWNPELDYMKKNRDGIFIFRKKLKPGEYLYSYVVDGEKTLDLYNPETRIRYDTKEISSYLNVEEREKPYERP; this is translated from the coding sequence ATGAAAATGAAAAAATACTTCTTGGCTTTCTTTGTTGTTGGAATTCTTGTATCCGTAGGAATTTTTGGTCAAAATGCAATAGATTGGATCGGCTCATATTCTTCTAATGAATTTTCTGATCCTAAAACAAAAGACAATAACGATAAATTGTATTATTATTGGCAGTTGGAAAGTCTGAAAAAAGGAATTTCTCCAAGATACATTCGATTATTAGATGCAGAAAAATACCCTGAAACAGGAAAATTCCTGAATAAGGGGATATTATTTACTTACGAGGGGATTCGAACCGAAGAAGTAGAAATTTGTGGAAATTTTACTGCCTATAGATGCATTCCAATGAAGAAAAATAAATACGGAGTTTTTTATACTATCCTACAACCTGAGTTTAAAGACAAAAATAGAAATTTAGCAACTAAATACCTTTATAAATACAAAGCTGATGGTTTATTTGAGCCGGATCCCGAAAACCAGAAAAGAATTGAAGAAGATGGGACTATCCTTTCTGAATATATTTTGGAAAAAAAGGATATAGAAAATCAAGCAACTGTTTTGATTGCAGAAAATGAACTGAATGATGAGCCTGATTTTAGGATAGTAGAATTTAGAATATACCAACCCGATGCTACTATTGTGTCTCTGGTTGGAAATTTTAACCATTGGAACCCTGAGCTAGATTACATGAAAAAAAATCGAGATGGGATTTTTATCTTTCGTAAAAAACTAAAACCTGGAGAGTATTTGTATAGTTATGTTGTTGATGGCGAAAAAACTCTCGATTTGTACAATCCTGAAACAAGGATTCGTTACGATACAAAAGAAATATCTTCTTATCTAAATGTAGAAGAAAGAGAGAAGCCCTACGAGAGACCGTAA